A region of the Candidatus Eisenbacteria bacterium genome:
CGGCGTCGAGGTCGTCGGGATAGCGCCGCGACAGCTCGCCCATCGCTTCCTTGTAGGCGACGTCGAGCTTCGCGCGGTCGGCCTTGGGATCGGCGGCGTACCTCTTGGCGAGCGCCTGCACGTAGGCCTTCTCGCTCTCCGGCGCCTTCGCCGCCTGCTTCACCGCTTTCTGGACCAGCTCATAGGCCTGCTTGGAGCGCGGCTCATCGATCGGCAGGTTGATGTTGGGGCCGAGCACGAGCGCCATGCCCCAGGTCGCCATCGCGAGCTGCGGATCGAGCTGGCTCGCCCGCTGGAAGGCGCGAAACGCCTCGTCATGGTTGAACGCGAACGACAGATTGAGGCCTTGATCGAAGTAGCGCTGGGCTTCGGCATTCCGGGTCGACACCGGATGGCGAATCCCGCCGACGCCGGTGAGCGCCGGAGCCGGAGCCGTGGCGGTCGATGGAGTGTGTCCGTGCTGAGCGTGAGCGGTGCCGGTGACGAGCAAGAGAAACACGACGCACGCCAGGCGCATCATGTCGGTCCTCCCGGAGGGTTCGAGTGCAGAGAGCGGATCAGTAGATGCGGAACGAGAAACGGAAGACGGCGTAAACCTCGCTGGCTTCGCCTCCCCCGCCGCGGTAGGGACGAAAGCGGCACAGCCACACGGCTTCCTCGGCAGCCTTTTCGAACAGCGCCTCGCCGGTGCTGTTGACGAGCTGGACCTCGATCACGTTCCCCACCGTATCCACCAGGGCCTGGACGGTGACCTTGCCTTCGACGTTCTTGTCGAGCAAGGCCTGGGGATAGGTGGGTTTGACCAGGCGGTCGATCACCAGCTCCTCGGACTGGAAGACCGGGACGCCGGCCAGCCGCGACACCGAACGCATCGACAGGTCCGCGTCGGACGAGCCGGGCCCTTCGAAGCGATGTCGCGGCTGCGGCTGCCCCAC
Encoded here:
- a CDS encoding energy transducer TonB is translated as MVHGTVGYFHERARCARRSSLITLGLSLLALGLLIMPATQRGARRLTKDSARFGFEGPEQYVRRITLEHRGSASTLSDVGQLSVSVQSKKGGGGRPSRATVGQPQPRHRFEGPGSSDADLSMRSVSRLAGVPVFQSEELVIDRLVKPTYPQALLDKNVEGKVTVQALVDTVGNVIEVQLVNSTGEALFEKAAEEAVWLCRFRPYRGGGGEASEVYAVFRFSFRIY